The window GAAATGTATGCGGTTGCGGCTTCTGTTATCGGCGGTGTTTCCACCCTTGGCGGTCAGGGCCTTCTCGTTGGTACGGTGGTTGGCGCAGCAATTTGGGGAGTGCTTCAGAACGGTCTTCAATTTGCAGGCGCACCGGTTGCAATGCGTAATATCGTAATCGGGACCATCGTAGTAATTTCCGTTTTGCTTGATGTAGTCATTCGTACAGGAAAACCGAAAAAAGTAAAAAACAGCAGTAAACTCATTCAAGCACAAAAAGAAAGTTAAAGCAAACGCTTTAATCTATAAAAATATGGGAGGCTTATTGTAATGAAAAAGAAAATCCTGGCTCTTTTACTATGCGCGGCTATGGCGGCAACCTCTATGGCTGGCTGTGGTCAGACAACCGGCACGGCATCCACTCCTGCCAACACACCTGCCGCAGGTGCAAGTTCGGCGGCAGCTCCGGCTTCCGACAAAAAGATCAAAGTCATTTTGATTACGATGGACAGCTTGGATCAGCACTGGGTATCGGTGGATAAAGGCGCCAAAAAAGCAGCTGACGAAATCGGAAATATTGAATACAAATGGATGGCTCCTGATAAGAAAGATGACGCGCAGCAGATTGAACGTGTAAACAACGCCATTGCTGATGGAGCAGCTGTAATTATGATCGCAGCTAATGGTCCGGATGCTATTTCAGCATCATTGGAAGATGCAAAAGCGAAGGGAATTAAAATCATTTATGTAGATTCCCCGGCGAAAACCGAAGGTGTTGCTACATTTGCCACAGATAATGAAGCTGCGGGTAAAACAGCAGGGACTGAAATGCTGAAGGCACTGGAAGCTGCCGGTAAGAAAGACGGAAAGATCGGAATCGTAAACGTCAACTCCGCCACAGCCTCAACCGTAGCACGTGAAAAAGGATTCCGTTCCGCATTTGAAGGCAAAGCCTATACATTGCTTCAAACTCAGTATGGTGAAGGCGATGCCACCAAATCACAGGATATTGCCGACAACTACATAACAGAAGGTGCCGTAGGTATTTTCGGAGCGAACGAAGGCAGCACCGTTGGTGCCGGCAATGCGATTAAAGGTTCCGGCAAAAAGGATATCGTTGGAGTCGGCTTCGATAAATCCGACTCAATTTTCTCTTTGATTAAAGATGGATCCCTCCTTTGCGCAATGGCTCAGAACCCGGACGTTATGGGATATGAGGGCATGAAAGCTGCCGTCAAGGCTGTCAAAGGCGAAACAATTGATAAAACATCAGTTGATACCGGTGTTTCTGTTCTCACGAAGGATACTATAAAGTAGAGTTTTTGAGAAATACCTTAATGGGGGTCACTGTGTAAACAGTGGCCCCGTTTGTATGCCCCCGACAAGTCCGTGCACGGCCATTTTTGCAATACCTGAAGAAGGTGTCACAGCAAGTGAAAATCTATACAGGAGCAGGTATTAAAACACCTAATAAAATTCATAAAAAGAAATTAAAAAGAGGACTCTTGGTGTAAGCTAAATTTAGATAAACAGCACTTTTTTATAGGATACGGCGTTGGCAGTCTTATCGAAAGCTCAAACAGCTTTTTGTTAATTTCTTTCCAACGCTTATTTTTGTAAAACAACCAACAGAGGGGGTATTATTCATTGGAAGTAATAAAATTATTACCAGCCTGCAAGGATTACCTGTGGGGCGGAAGCAGATTGAAAACAGAGTTTGGAAAACATAGCGAGAAAGAGATTATTGCAGAAACATGGGAGCTGTCCTGTCACCCGGACGGACCGAGTACTATTGCGGAAGGAACGCATAAGGGGAAAACGTTGGTACAGTACCTAAGTGATCAGGAAAAATCTATGCTCGGAACGAACTGCGCGCAGCTTAATGGTTTTCCACTTCTGATTAAGCTGATTGATGCGCAGAAAGATCTTTCGGTGCAGGTACATCCGAACGACACCTATGCCCAGCGAGTGGAACACCAGCTGGGAAAGACCGAGATGTGGTATGTGATCGACTGCAAGCCGGGAGCAAGTCTGTACTATGGTCTTTCCTGTGAACAGACGAAAGAGGAGTTACATAAACACATAGAGGACGGAACACTTTTGCAGGTGCTCAACCGGAAGGAGGTTCATCCGGGTGATGTCTTTTTCATTGAGGCAGGGACGATTCACGCGATCGGCGCGGGTATTTTAATTGCTGAAATTCAGGAAAACTCCAATGTGACCTACCGGGTCTACGATTATAACCGCACCGACGCGCAGGGGAATCAACGGGAACTGCA of the uncultured Caproiciproducens sp. genome contains:
- a CDS encoding substrate-binding domain-containing protein, with product MKKKILALLLCAAMAATSMAGCGQTTGTASTPANTPAAGASSAAAPASDKKIKVILITMDSLDQHWVSVDKGAKKAADEIGNIEYKWMAPDKKDDAQQIERVNNAIADGAAVIMIAANGPDAISASLEDAKAKGIKIIYVDSPAKTEGVATFATDNEAAGKTAGTEMLKALEAAGKKDGKIGIVNVNSATASTVAREKGFRSAFEGKAYTLLQTQYGEGDATKSQDIADNYITEGAVGIFGANEGSTVGAGNAIKGSGKKDIVGVGFDKSDSIFSLIKDGSLLCAMAQNPDVMGYEGMKAAVKAVKGETIDKTSVDTGVSVLTKDTIK